In Acropora palmata unplaced genomic scaffold, jaAcrPala1.3 SCAFFOLD_500, whole genome shotgun sequence, a single window of DNA contains:
- the LOC141872648 gene encoding tyrosine kinase receptor Cad96Ca-like: MKDVNPAHLRPKNSTTQRQNPGELAYMPLQRISPTGEGSINPVSPSPNVEYAPLDIRTRSWEVERNDVKVEKIIGKGAFGQVAKGTAKNLPFRSGTSSVAIKMVKANARESDKRDLKSELELMKTLKPHPHVIKLLGCVTESEPLLVLIEYVPYGDLLGYLRRSRGLNDTYYEDPDIKTKTSLTSQQLMKFAWQIADGMSYLSLRKVVHRDLAARNVLVGERQTCKITDFGMARDVQEENIYERKTTGRLPVKWTAYESLLYGQYTTKSDVWSYGVVLYEISTIGGSPYPRMEGSKIVNLLHQGYRMPKPEHVGNDLYQIMMNCWQCEPEARPLFSDLTQQLKRMENQHKGLINMHIYNNALYANLDDLNA, encoded by the exons atgaaagatGTGAATCCCGCTCACCTTCGaccaaaaaattccaccacaCAACGACAGAACCCTGGCGAACTCGCTTATATGCCTTTACAGCGTATCTCTCCAACTGGAGAAGGGTCGATTAACCCTGTAAGCCCTTCCCCAAATGTTGAATATGCACCCCTGGATATTAGAACACGTTCATGGGAAGTAGAAAGAAACGACGTGAAAGTAGAGAAGATCATTGGTAAGGGTGCTTTTGGCCAGGTTGCCAAAGGAACGGCAAAGAACCTTCCATTTAGGTCTGGAACATCAAGTGTGGCCATTAAAATGGTGAAAG CGAATGCTCGTGAATCGGACAAGCGAGACTTGAAATCAGAACTGGAGCTGATGAAGACACTCAAACCGCATCCACATGTCATCAAACTGCTGGGATGTGTCACTGAATCTG AGCCCTTGCTGGTATTGATCGAGTATGTCCCCTATGGTGATCTCCTTGGTTACCTGAGGAGGAGCCGTGGATTGAATGATACTTACTACGAAGACCCGGatatcaaaaccaaaaccagtcTGACGTCACAGCAGCTCATGAAATTTGCTTGGCAAATCGCTGATGGAATGAGCTACTTATCTTTGAGAAAG GTCGTGCACCGGGATCTTGCTGCACGTAATGTTTTGGTTGGAGAAAGACAAACCTGTAAAATAACAGACTTTGGAATGGCCAGAGATGTACAAGAGGAAAATATCTATGAACGAAAGACGACG GGTCGGCTACCAGTGAAGTGGACAGCATATGAATCTCTGTTGTATGGACAATACACTACAAAAAGCGACGT ATGGAGTTATGGAGTTGTTCTTTACGAAATTTCTACCATAG GTGGTTCACCATATCCACGGATGGAGGGCAGCAAAATTGTAAACTTGCTTCATCAAGGATACAGGATGCCGAAACCAGAGCATGTTGGCAATGACTT GTATCAAATCATGATGAATTGCTGGCAATGTGAACCAGAAGCCAGACCGTTATTCAGCGATTTAACACAACAGCTTAAACGCATGGAAAACCAGCACAAG GGATTGATTAACATGCATATCTACAACAACGCACTGTACGCGAACCTCGATGATCTGAACGCATGA
- the LOC141872646 gene encoding uncharacterized protein LOC141872646, whose product MMSDRISRKRNVPARLREGTWYLVCYEDDNNLRVLGREEIRHIFPDDDDDDAINVGDIVSAIWIPNAKILQKGADRNELMKERMHLEKAKKNNAKGDSRAQQKRKDPEDSTDGQKRKKTKQADSAQEKEKNAKEREEKRKKKEQDQERQKHILEARKAQAAARLATSCNNLTETEVTIFTPQPILQPSTTTSGNSQSHNSNHTRPPTSCQTSQQLTPPAHPTFHVPSPDGDQNVNSRQNSRHSTDKTPLRPNRSATPSQPKRGLHFQNAIEDYTDDEDGDEGEEILEGCVSNSNSSNCCEDHKLEVEALRKRLEKVQKRLNIALKAKTSAEVVKSRPGAGILDKTLAAEYKMVEVMEGTGVYWYPHQRAYCAACKNWAGYINAAIDIFFTKETLAVSCAKGNEKKGKNGHQPLDPLVIDALIGKVCSKFAKDSPVPSQVVQKINMKCVEARRPQRIRIARHE is encoded by the exons ATGATGTCTGACCGAATCTCGCGAAAAAGAAACGTTCCAGCACGTCTCAGAGAAG GGACGTGGTACCTTGTTTGCTATGAGGATGATAACAATTTAAGGGTTCTAGGAAGAGAAGAAATACGACACATTTTtcctgatgatgatgatgatgatgctaTCAATGTTGGTGATATTGTCAGTGCCATTTGGATTCCaaatgctaaaatattacaaaaaggAG CTGATAGAAATGAACTCATGAAGGAACGCATGCATTTggaaaaggcaaagaagaatAATGCAAAGGGAGATTCAAGAGCccaacagaaaagaaaggacCCAGAAGATAGTACAGATGggcaaaagagaaagaaaacgaagcaAGCAGACagtgcacaagaaaaagaaaaaaacgcaaaagaaagggaagagaaaagaaaaaagaaggaacAAGATCAGGAGAGgcaaaaacatattttagAAGCAAGAAAAGCTCAGGCAGCAGCCCGATTGGCCACCTCTTGTAACAACCTAACAGAAACTGAGGTCACAATTTTCACACCTCAACCTATTCTCCAGCCCAGTACCACTACTTCTGGCAACTCTCAATCTCATAATAGCAACCATACCAGACCTCCAACAAGCTGCCAAACCTCACAACAACTGACTCCACCGGCCCATCCAACCTTCCATGTACCTTCTCCTGACGGTGACCAGAATGTCAACAGTAGACAGAATTCACGACACAGTACAGATAAAACTCCTCTGAGACCAAACAGGTCAGCAACGCCCTCTCAGCCAAAAAGAGGCTTGCATTTTCAGAATGCCATTGAAGATTACACTGATGATGAAGATGGTGATGAAGGTGAAGAAATCCTTGAAGGGTGTGTCAGTAACTCTAACAGTTCTAACTGCTGTGAAGACCACAAACTTGAAGTTGAGGCTTTGAGAAAGCGTTTGGAGAAAGTTCAGAAGAGGCTGAACATTGCAT TGAAGGCAAAGACATCTGCAGAAGTGGTCAAATCAAGACCTGGGGCTGGTATTCTGGACAAAACATTAGCAGCAGAATACAAG ATGGTGGAAGTAATGGAGGGAACTGGGGTTTATTGGTATCCCCACCAACGAGCTTACTGTGCAGCATGCAAGAACTGGGCAGGGTATATTAATGCTGCCATTGACATcttttttacaaaagaaaccCTTGCAGTGTCCTGTGCAAAGGGTAATGAGAAGAagggcaaaaatggccaccagcCTTTGGATCCCCTTGTTATTGACGCTCTTATTG GGAAAGTTTGTTCCAAGTTTGCAAAGGACTCTCCTGTCCCTAGCCAAGTGgtacaaaaaatcaatatgaAGTGCGTGGAGGCAAGAAGGCCCCAAAGGATACGAATTGCAAGACATGAGTGA